The Acidimicrobiia bacterium nucleotide sequence GATCGGGATTGTGATCGACCGCGGCGGCGACACGATCGACCTGAGTGCCGTACTGGGGACCCGGGCCGGGTAGCCGAACGGGTCGCGGGTATCCTCGGTCCTCCCCCCGGGCCGCACGCCCGGGGTGAACGACCCAGTGGAGACCACGATGGCGGACGACAGCACGGCGGGCGGCGAGCAGGCAACCGAGGACGAGGAGCAGCTACCTCCCCAGGGCCACGTGAAGGTCGTGTACCTCGGGCCGGTCGCCCCGCACTGGGAGGTTCACGACATCATCGGCGACCGCGCGGTCATCGACGCCTTCCGCCAGCGGGTCACCGCCCGCCTCCAGCTTCTCCCGCCCCACGACCCCCAGTTCCACCGCAACCGCGCCCGTGTGGATCGCGACGCCGAACGCGAGCGCCTCGTGATCGAGTGGGACCTCGGTTTCGACGAGCCCGACGCCGTCAGCCCGGCCGCCGCGGCGGAATCACCCACGCCCGAGGACGCCGCATCCCCTGCGCCCGCGACCGGTCCCGACGACACCGAGCCGACGGCCGACGCTTCCGAAGCCGCAGAGCCGGAGAGCGAGTCGACCGACTCCTAGCGACTCCGCTGGTAGCGATTCCGCAGCAGGATCGCGGCCATGTTGGCCACCAGCGTGATCACCAACAACACGATGATGGCGGCCGACGTGAGGTCACGAAACTCCTGTTGCGGCTGCCGTGCCCACGTGTTCACGATCACCGGAAGCGCTGTGTACGTGCCCTGGAGCTGCTCCCAGTAGCTCTGGCTGCCGGTGGTGAAGAAGTTCGAGGCGATCGCACCCACGAGGAGCAGCGGGGCCGTTTCGCCGATGGCCCGCGCCAACGACAGGATCACACCGGTGAGGATTCCCGGGGAGGCGTCGGGAAGAACGAGACGTCGGGTGACGTCCCACCGGGTTCCCCCCACACCGAAGCCCCCCTCCCGCAACGAGCCCGGCACGGCCCGGATGGCTTCGGCCGACGTGATGACGACCATCGGGAGAACGAGGGCCGAGAGCGTGAGGCCTCCGGCGATGACGCTGCGGCCGCCGGTGAATCCCTCGAACCACTGCACGAAGATGATGAGCCCGAGAATTCCGTAGACGACCGACGGGACTCCGGCGAGGTTGCGGATGTTCAGGTCGATGAAGCGCGTGAAGCGATTGTCGGGCGCGTACTCCTCGAGGTACACGGCGCACGCCACGCCCAGGGGGATCGCCACGAGGAACGTGATGATCCCGAGCAGCAGCGACCCCTTGATCCCCTGCCACACGCCGGTTTCCTCGGGATTCCGCGAGAGGTCACTCGTGAGGAAGTCGACGCCCCGGTCTGCGAACACAGGCAGTCCGTCGGCGAAGACGTCGACGACGAGGACCATGAGGAACGCAAAGCACGCGAGCAGGCAGAACACGAGCGCCAGCTGGAACATCAGTCCCCACAGGTCGGTCCTGCGTCGCCCGACCTGATGCTCCGTCGCGACCTGTGTCACCGTCTCGCCTTTCGTTCTCGTCGCCGTTTGTCGCATCGTCAGTAGACCTGGCGTACGCGGCGCACGAAACGGTCACCGATCATGTTGAGTGACAGGGTGAAGAAGAACAGCAGGAGGCCGACGAAGTAGAGGCTGTTGAAGGCCTGTCCGGCGTCCTGCCCGCCACCCGCAGCCACCTGGTCACTTCCCGTTGCCAGCGACGCGATCGCCGTCGCCATCGTCTGGCCGGCCTCCAGGGGATTCGTCGTGAACAACGACCCTCCCGAGGCCGCCGCAGCGATGAACACGACCATGGTCTCGCCGATGGCGCGTGAGGCTGCGAGGATGAGGCTCGCGACGATGCCGGAGATGGCAGCGGGGAAGACGACCCGGATGCTGGTCGTCGCCTTGCGCGCCCCGAGCCCGTACGAGCCCTCGCGCAGCGCGTGGGGTACCGCCCGCATCGCGTCCTCCGAGATCGTGGCGACGAGCGGAGTGATCATCACGCCCACGGCGATGCCCGCTGACATGAGGTTGAAGGCACCGGCGTCCGACCAGAACGTCTGCACGATGTTCGGCGTGATCCAGCTCAGCGCGAAGAAGCCCAAGACGATGCTGGGGATCCCGGCGAGCACCTCGAGGATCGGCTTGAGGATCCGCCGGGTCCGAGGGCCGGCGTACTCGGAGAGGTAGACGGCCGAGCCGAGTCCGAGAGGCGTCGCGACCACCATCGCGATCCCCGTCACCATCAGCGTCCCGACGAACAGAGTCCGAACGTCGAAGAGCCCGCGACGGGGGAACCAGCCGCGGGACCAAAGGAGGCTCAGATCGATGTTGGCAAGAAACTCCAGCGCCTTGCCCGTGAGCGCGACGACGAAGCCCGCGCTGATAGCGAGCGTCACGACAGCGGCGCTCAGGAGGACGTACTTGACGATCCGCTCCTTGCGGTGACGCGCGGGCGCCCCCCGGAGGTCGAACCCGCCCTGTGGTGCGGCCATGGGGTCAGCGGCCCTCCCAGGCTGCGACGGACGCCTGCCAGTCCTCGTCGGTGAGGTCGACGTAGCCGACCTCGGTGACGGAGGCACGACCGGCGTCGCTCAGGTAGAAGTCGATGTAGTCGGTCACGG carries:
- the pstA gene encoding phosphate ABC transporter permease PstA; translation: MTQVATEHQVGRRRTDLWGLMFQLALVFCLLACFAFLMVLVVDVFADGLPVFADRGVDFLTSDLSRNPEETGVWQGIKGSLLLGIITFLVAIPLGVACAVYLEEYAPDNRFTRFIDLNIRNLAGVPSVVYGILGLIIFVQWFEGFTGGRSVIAGGLTLSALVLPMVVITSAEAIRAVPGSLREGGFGVGGTRWDVTRRLVLPDASPGILTGVILSLARAIGETAPLLLVGAIASNFFTTGSQSYWEQLQGTYTALPVIVNTWARQPQQEFRDLTSAAIIVLLVITLVANMAAILLRNRYQRSR
- the pstC gene encoding phosphate ABC transporter permease subunit PstC yields the protein MAAPQGGFDLRGAPARHRKERIVKYVLLSAAVVTLAISAGFVVALTGKALEFLANIDLSLLWSRGWFPRRGLFDVRTLFVGTLMVTGIAMVVATPLGLGSAVYLSEYAGPRTRRILKPILEVLAGIPSIVLGFFALSWITPNIVQTFWSDAGAFNLMSAGIAVGVMITPLVATISEDAMRAVPHALREGSYGLGARKATTSIRVVFPAAISGIVASLILAASRAIGETMVVFIAAAASGGSLFTTNPLEAGQTMATAIASLATGSDQVAAGGGQDAGQAFNSLYFVGLLLFFFTLSLNMIGDRFVRRVRQVY